The nucleotide window AGTTTCTTAATTTGTGTCTAAGACTTTTAAGTATAGTTTCTTGCAAAAttcgagaaagaaaaaaagttaagtttCTTAATTTGTGTATAAAACTTTTAAGTATTGTCTCTTGCAAAAttcgagaaagaaaaaaagttaagtttcttaatttgtgtataaaacttttaaaagaagCCGAAGGGCTGCCTATAGTAAATGTTATCATTGGGAAAATGTAAAGTTAACAGATAATTCATTCCCAAAGATGTaagtatataaaaagaaaaccccAAAGAGAGAAAGGAGAGAAACAATGCAggtatataaaaagaaaaccacaaAGAGAAAAAGGAGAGAAACAATGCAGATTTCTATTAAGACGGTAGAGGGAAAAAGCATAAACCTAGAGGTGGAGGATAGCTCTAAGCCCATCGACCTCAAGATCTATGGACCCATCCGTCAACTGGTTCTAGGTTTGAATCCGGATGCGTATCCAACTCAAGACGCAGTCATGCGGATTTTTGTATCGACTATAAAGGAGAAAACATTCATCCTACAAGTGAAGGGGTCCGATACCATTAAAAAAGTCAAGACCATGATCCATGATCAGGGTGGCTTACCGGTGGACCAGCTGAATCTTAACTTTCTTGGCACCACGCTTGAAAACAGTCGCACCGTAGCTTACTACAACATCAAGCCGGACTCCAATCTTGTCATTGTGCAGCGTGGTTGCATCTGCTAAACGTGTCTCTTTGTTTTCCAAAATGTTATCAGTATTGCTTTTGATATTTCCAAACACAAGTAGCTTTAATGGCTTAAACAGTTtcaatatataatcttttgCTGTTAAGAAATCGGTTAAACATTTTTAATGgctttatttatcatttttagtttattttgtgaactttcagATTTTAGTTTTCTGTAAGAAATCAGTATGTAACCATATGATCTAACATTACTTGGCAGAAAAATCGAAGAAAAATATCAGAAGctgaagattttttttcttttcaaaacatCAAACCGGAGGATATTATATCTTAGAATGATTAATACGTCGAATATTATGTAAAAAATGTCACTCTTACAAAAGGGATGTTGCTACCACTTCTTTAATTCCCACACAAGTATCAATCAACTGACAAAAAAATCAACACTCAAAACACGATTTGTGGGTTCTAACGCCAAACCTAGCGGTTCAGTACCGTCTGTATCACGTTTCTTTGCGCATTTGTTAAGCCCTGCagttttttggtaaacatgCCAAACAGTTCATATCAAGTATTTAAGTTCAAGGTCTTTTAGGTTATACAGAGGATATAAACCATACCTGGCAAAGATTGTCAAACAAAGGTCGGTCTCCACTCGAAAACTTCAACATAAAATCAGCCAGGTAACTTGCTAGATTAATCTGTTTGTTGCGAAACTTGGTGAGACAAATTATAAGATTTGGAGGATTACGTAGAAACACAAAGAGGTTATGTCCAACATATGTAGAACACAAGAGGTCACCTCATTCAGGGGGTCGGTAACATGGAAGTCATCATCACCATCCCCATCATCTTGGTTCTGTTGAAACAATGGTTTAATCACTAATGAGATACGGTTTAATGGTATAGCTTTATAGGTAAAAGAGAAAGAGGACCTCAAAAGTTCGAGCCATTGCTTCAAGTTGGTCATAAGAGGGTTTGCTTGATTGAGAGGCACCAGTTGAACGTAGCAAGTCTTTCTCACCTTCAACATTTACTTCATTGACTTCTTCCCATTCACTATCCTGCTACTCCCAAGAAAGGAATTAGCATCACaaggaaattaaaaaaaagagtgaTCAAGGAAGCATAATCACCTCATCTTCACAACCCAAAACTTGCTCTTGAATTTCAATCAACGTATCAGCTAGTAGTGCCAGTACCTGCCAGAGCCAATAATGTAAAATTTCTCAAACCATGCACTAAATAGTCATGAAATGAAAGGAGGTTAAAAAACTGCAAAAGGCATCACAATTAGTCAAGACAGAAGTGTGTATCCCCAAATAATATACGTATTCTGACTTGTAGAACGTTTAGAGTAaggaaggaaacaaaaacatacCTTCATGGGTAAAGGGATGATGGTCCATTGTTCCGGAGCAGATTTAGCTTTTGCGCGCGTGGTTATGCCACCATTTGACTGTACAAGAAATGTAAACAAGTCTCTCTCTATTAGACTGTGAGAGTGAAttgaattttctaaaaataaatatataaaaaagtacAGCAGCATAAGAAGACCTGGATCCGATTGCCTGGGACATTGACCTTGGCGAATTCAGAATGTCTAGTTGACAGTAATAAGGCCAGAGCTGAACAAGTGACTTTGATTTGATATGCCCCCTGTATTTCCCCTGAACAAAGATGCTTTACAAAGCATAAGTTTAAACGGCCGGAAAACCCCACGCATCAGGTAGACAAATAGAATCACACAACTAGATAGCGCAACAGAGAGAGATGCTTGCCTTGTTGTTTAGTCCATTCTGTCATAACATAGGCAAATGAATTTTCATGGCCATCAGCGGGTACGCTAACAAGCAGATTGATAAATTGATCAACGTTTGGAAAACTCATATGGACCTGCAGAAATCAATGGAAAAAATATAGGCCTCCAAGGTTACAGTGTAGGACAGGGAGACTAAACAGCATCTTGCAAAGAAGAGAGGAACCATTATTATTATGCTAAAACTATCCAAGTGAAAGGTGAAGAATACCAATCTGGCAAAAATCAGTAGCAATGAGCTTTTGAAACCCGATATTTCAGCAGACTGCATCCGTCTTACAAGAGCGGCAACCAGATCCTGGACATGGGGTGCCATCTCTGATGGAAGATGCAAGATAAGCTGCAGAATGTACTTCCCAGCGAATAGCGATCCAGAACATTCCAGATCAGGGTTGAGAAGCCTGTCCCAacattggaaaaaaaaacaatttagacAAAGTGAGACAGTACAATTAAACATATACCAAATGGAAAACATTGAGAAATCAACAACAAAGGTGCTCAAATACACTTTAATCAAATGATTCCAAGAAATGTGGATATACCACCGTATTTATTCAAAAGACCAAATCTTTTATGGTGAATAGATATACCCATGCATACGCAAAATCATCACTGGTTTTCTATTCACATGCGTAAGTATTCACATATGCACAACATAGAAATgcaaaaagaaaacacaaaacaGCATGCCTACAACTTTTGATGGACGTgaaataaaccaaacaaaaaggTTTGTACCTAGAAGCTGCATCAAGCAAACTTCTCATGGTTAAGCTGGGATCACCACTCCAAGAGAGCAATTCTTGTCTTCCACTAGATATAAAAGCTGCCAGACATTCTGTTGCATTCTGACAAATTATGAGAGGCTAGTTAGTGTTAAGTGatcatttttaaatagaaaGCGCTGAACCAAGCTAAGACGTGGAAAAGTTTATCACCTGTAATTCACTATTGTCCTCACTGTGGAGTATGATGCGAATGACAGCATCAAAGCAAAATTCATATGCAGTTTTCACTACATCACTTGGGGCACCCTATACATATGACTAGAAAAATTGTCAGCAAAACACGAGAAATGCTGAATTTTCACTTAGTAACGTTATATGAACATCCAGGTAGTATAACTTGCCTTAAGAAGCATGGTTAAAAGATCCAAGGATCCACTCACTAGTCCTTCAGGTTGTTGATGTGGCTGATTATCACCACATAGATGTcatttaaaaagaaactaaggAAGAGAAAATAGTACACTGAGGACAAAAAGAACAGGTGAGTGCCTTCTTTAAAGCTGGTCCGATGAATGGTAAAATCCTTGATGTCAGTGGATGCAGACAACCAGGTGAATTCTTTATGGCCTGTGTGACAGCCATACGAAAGACATTAGTCGTACACATAGTTGATTTATTGTTGATTTAATCGAAGCAGTGGTAAGAGATTAACGTAACATGCTACGGAAATTGCATTTCTAACAACGAGATGAATCATAACCACTTTAACTATTTACCTCCAGAACGTCAATTATATCGATACTTATGAAGGGATCAGAGACATGTGCCACCCACACATTAAGAATCACTGGTGAGATAATAGACTCTATTGAGGCTGATGCTTCATGGCCTAGCAaatgattacataaaataataaataagtgaGAACTGTTATGTAACTatattctgaattttttttgtaaagagaGATTATGTTGACTTACCAGCCTTAATTGCTTGTTGAAGAGTTTCAAGTACCAAAATCAAAGTTTCATCTGAAGCCtaagaaagaataaaaaatctCTAGTGACACGAGGAAAATAGAGACACACACACGCCAATTGTGGTTGTCAGTAAAAAAATTTACCTGATGGAGAAGATCAGTGAGAGATGAGAATAAGTTCATGATCTGAGGAAGAATAACTGAACGGTTCATATCAGGTAGGAGCTGCAAAAGTGCCCGACATGCGCCTACTTTCACAGGTGGAGGTCTGTTTATAATGGTATCTAGTAAGTTAGCATTTATTCTCTGTACATAAATATACTACCAGCAGAAGAGCAGGAAACATACACGTCCATGTTAATAGCTCTAACAGCAGCATTGAGGAAGTGCTCAAGAATTCCAGGGTTGATCTGATTAAcgttaaaataattcaattaaTACACTACATACTGAGGTTATATTGGAAGAAATGAAAATCAGAAATTACCTCAGAGGAGAATTTAGCGACTGCTGTAAATATGCGGGCATAAAGGAAAGGACATTCATGATACCCTGTTAAACAAATGGTCCAGTCATGCACCACAATTTGAGTACCAAATAAGATAAATAAGTTGGAGCAGTAAATCTTATAAAACCTACCAGTTCCAGTATCTTCCATTATCAATTGCTCAATAAATTTAGCTAAATTAGTATGGTCAGTTCCCAAGTCCTGAAAAGATTATACCAATATTAAGGATAACATGTTTCCCTCCATAATAACTTTTTTGTATTAACATTTCTATGGAAACACGCACCTCAGCATCAACAAGTTGATCGGCAAGAGAAGCCAAAGCATAGAGAGCGGCTTCTCTTATCTACCAAATGGAAAATATATGggtagaaaaaaatatattaacagaATTTGTaacaattttgagaaaaaaaagagaagtaaTAGATTGTCAGaccttttaaaaaatacaagtaCAAAGAGAACTAAAGTCCACTTACTCTCCACCAGGACGAAGAACCAGCTATCTTTTCATTTTGGGACTCATGGAACCGCTTTCCAGCAGCATCTATAACGGCGTTGATCCCTTCCCTACCAAAAGTATTGACAACTTCCTCCAGCAAAAGTATACCTGTGGTGCACCAGGTACATATATGTATAGttacattttcataaattttgcATATACATATATGCATATGAGCTCCAAATCTTGTCTCTGACTAAACATAAGCATATGAATTTGACTTGAAAATAGTGAGACAGCTTACCTGATATACGACAACTGAAGCTACCCTCATCTTCATCGGCTACAAACTGATTTACATCCGTTGACCACGTATGAACCTGTAGAGaagagatttgaaaaaaaataagatatgtGTGATTCTTTTTAAAGACATGTGCAAGGTTACACATATAACTAATTTGACTATTGCTAGCAAAGCACAAATAACAACAAAAGATTATGTACGATTTTCAGAGACCTAATATAATGGAAAGGGATGACATAACTAGCTACTACACCTTGAATTTGAGCAAGCTCAAGATTAAACAAAGCCGTTTTAAGATTTAAGCAGATTACTGCCGGTATTGTAGTCATCACAGATTTTAAAGACAAAATATAACCACTATATCTTATAATGTTTGAGTAGGTTGAAGATGCATGATTAATCCTGACCTGTTGTTCTGTAACCTGCAGGAAAGCAACAGTTTGATATACTAATTCTCTGACATTACTGGCCAGGACCTGAAATGACGATATTTGGGTAAGAAACCAAAGCAGCATACGACCAAAATGAAGGAGAAAACTGAAAAGGTTGAGCCAAACCTTTGCCAGTCTTCTACTGCTAACGATTGTTGATAGAAACTCAAATAGCTGCACAAAGGAAACAGATATGCAAAATCCAGAGTCAGTTGGGCCtcaaactaattaaaatacaaaaacctaTGAGCCGAATGCCCCATCTCTAATCAAAAGATTAAATTCTAAAATGAGAACTTGAAGGAAAAACCTTGATAGTGAAAATGGTAAGTTACCTGGATGACAAAAGTGTCAAGACTCTTTTCTTCACCATCAGAATCATATCTTCCATCATATGAATCTTCAGCACCTTCAACTGACGATCGAAGATAGACTTGTAGAGATGATTCAAATGTGTGCCACAATGGCCTCATAATAGCTgcaagaatattatttttcaataacgATGCTTCAGATGCATATGTATGCATAAACAAGGGACATGGGTCACGTGAGAACATACCTATCAGTTCACTTTCCATGAGAAATGGGAAATTCTGTACAAACTGATTCAAGCACTTCAATACCTAATCAGAGCAGACAAAGACAGGGGCCTGTTAAACAATCCCGGCCATTTGATGGGAACAAAATTAGAACAATCAGAAGATGAGATGAACCTCCATTCTTAGACTCCAATCATCAGGATCGTCAGGTTGCACAGGATGTTCCAATATAAGTGAAAACTGATTCATCCAAACCTCAAGTAGAGGAGTCACTAAAGTAGTGGTTTCTGTCTGAATACAAACACTTAATATATGTCAACTGATAACAGAGGTAGTTGAAGCAAGACGAATTTAAAACTTATGTATAGAATGAAAAGTACCTTGTACACACCACTCATTGCTCCAAGAACAGATATACatgaataaaaaattgaaagggCTTTTCCTCGCATATACTTGTCATAGCTCTACATATACAAAATGATAATTAAGACAGGGGAGTGAACTTCATAAGAGAAATAAAAGAAAGGCGATCATCACTAAAATTATCATTTACGAAACTGGACATGCCAAAAAACGTGATACAAACCTGAGGAGAGGAAACGACTGCGTGCAAGCAAGGAAACAACACAGGTACCAGTGCAGGCACATCTTTGTCATCCAAGTCACCAGAGAGAAGAGCCAAACACCTCAAAGCTCCATGAACTGTTGAGTTTGGCCACAAAATTCAGCGCAAGGGTTTGACTGATCTCAAGAAATTGTATGAAAATGAGAGGTAACAAAGAACTGAACAAAAATATACCTCCATTGATGTTGTTCTGGTCGCTAATCAACTTCAAGAGAAAGGGTAACAGCTCAGGCCACTCTTCTGGCCAATCATAAGTGGCAATTGACGAGATATCCATACTAATAGCCGTACAGATTTTTCGATGAGAGTCATCAAGTGAGCCCAAAAGCAGTCCTCGAATAAGAGCCTAACAGCAAAACCAAAAGAGACTCCTAAAAACTAATGCAGAAGGAAATCCAAACAATAAAACAGGAACAGTGAGAGTACCTTTTCCTCACTTGAGACAAGAGGATACTCAAAATCCTCCTCGTTCTCTCGCCAATGCTTCTTAATGAACTGCTTTAACAAAACAGCAGCTAAGTAACAGTAAGTTAAAGAACTCCACACTATCAACAACGAGGgtccagagagagagagacaaatcTATGCTTATGTGAAAAGGATATCTGACGCAATCCCAAAGAGAGGTCTTTATTAGCAGCGACCCTGCACAATGCGCTGCCAAACCCTACAAGTACAAAGAATCTAGTAACTATGGTGAAATGAATCCATCAAAAAGCTTTCAACTTTCTGGGGAAAACGATTTAAGGCGACAGACCTGGTTGAAGAGAGGCTTGATTGAGTGAGGTCTCAGCGAAAGAACGAACGTTCTGGTTAGGGTCGAGACTTGCCGTCAAGCAGCCGAGCAGCCACTGCTGATCTTGGTCCACCACcattgtttcaattttttttcaatttcgcGCTCGATCTTCTTGTAGGAATGTTCGAGAGAGAGACGGAGTCGCCTCTCTCAGATTTTGATGTCGGAGCCTTtatagaagagagagagaggtgatgAAGAGGAAAGATGATGGAATTATGTTTTAGTACCAATTTAAACCGGATCGGTTTGTCGGTTTAAATTGGTTTGATTCGGTTTTCTGATTTCAATCGAACCGATATTTCAATAATCAAAATAGACAGACGAAGAAGACACATCTCAGTCTTCCTCAAACAAAGCAATTTGATTGTGTTTGAAGAAAATAACTGAATCttattgaataaaatttaaatgagaaTTGTGTTCTAATTTAGGGGATGAGAAATGGTTTCATCGGTCTACGTAGAAGCTCACAAAACGCCTCCAGTgagaaaaaaatatccaaaaagaaaagagagaagggTTAATGATGTTATTGCCGCTTGTTAATGTAACTCTTGATCACTACAATCCCTACGCTGCAAAGAGCCGCCAAGGCTGTTAACTTGAGAGGGAGGAGGCTATTAGATTCCGCATTTGACAAGAAGAAGCTTTTGCTTGATCCGCTTCTCTTGTTGCTTCCTGTTCTTGCTAGCCGTGACCTTTCTGCTGATGAGCTTTCTCTCATCAGAGTGCACAGGTTATCCAGTTGATGCATCACTTGACGCTGCCCACGTGAGAGGGTTGATATCTGGTTGCCACCAGAAAGCGTTTCAAATCaaatgtaaatttcaaaaatgtataaataatgtGAGGTGACTTACCTCTTCCATAAGTGGGGAATCCTTGGCTAActgggaagatgaagatgaatgTGGCATTATGGAATTTGTCAAACAGCCATTGTCCAGACTTGAAATGAAATACGAAGTTGGAGCTGAGCCATTGCAAACTTCGGCTTGGACTGTCATGCTCTGCTGTGTTGGAGAGTTCTTGTTGCAGCTCAGCTTTGAGTTTAGCTCTTCGATCCGGTTTGTGAACTCATCCATTCTCTCATTGAGTGATGATATTTGTTCCGAAAGCTGAGTCATAAACCCCTACAAATTAAAATTGCACTTGTTTAGTTACAACGAAGACTCTAAAACTGTCACAACAAGGTATGAAAGAGAACAAACTCGAACCTCGTTGGCTGGAGAGTCATGGTTTCTCTCTTCGTACCTCCTATCGCTTGAAGAATAACCAGCAAGCTTGGAAAGATTCTTATCTCTTTGGGTTGAATACGAGTGTGACATGCCTCTGTATCATAAATAGTACAGCTGCTTAAAGGACACATGGATTGGAAGTAACAAATACACTCCTCAAAAGAAGTGTACCTTTTGAGGTTCTTATTTCTCATGGCTACTCTATCTGCAGAGGCTCTCAAGAGCGCTTCCTTTGGGCTTGAACTAGACACCAAATCCTCATCTAAGCTAAGCTTGTGCTTCAAATCATCTGGTAGAGCCTGTAATGGGGACTTCTAATCAGAAACCCACTTGAGATCTAATAGAGAAAATATCATATAGCCTGAACAGCAAATCATACCATTACTTCATTTATCAGTTTTTCAAGTTGGATCTGTTCAATATAGGTGCGCGGAATGAATGATCCTTCCAGTCCTAGCTGCTCTGCAGTGCTCTGTACAAGTTGCCTATCTTTACCTTGCACCTGatgttatttcaaatttagaatTATATTTCTATAGTCATCATAAAAGCCACATCACAAATTTCTTGAACTATCTGGTGGTGAATGAGTTTTAGATAGACAAACCTGCATGTAGTGACGATTCAGCTGCTCAAGCCAATCGATTTTCACACAAACCTTTTCGGTAGCAAATACATGGCTGTTCCTTTTAAGTATGGTGGCTATTGTGTATCCCAGTGCCATGAGCCCACCAAGTAAGCGAACGCTCACTTCAAAAGTAATCCTTGGGGATATGACAAAAGGAGTATCCGTGACCCATTCCTGGATATCAAAATCACAATCATAAGTATTCACCACATCACTTTAGGCAATCTTAACATTACTGAATCAGAAGGTTGTCAGCTTTGTCAGAAACTGAAAAGTCATATTCATGAAAACATGGAAAGAAAGCCAAACCTCAAACATGAGGCTGTACTTTCCATCTTTATTCCGCATCCTCAAATGTGATTGGCACGACTCTGGATCTTCACCCGGTGGAAGAAGATATATGTCATAGGTTTCCTCCTTATTCTCTGTGTATCCTTCAGAAAGAACAGCCTTGATCTGATCAACAGATACATCTTTTCTTGACTACAACAAATCAACAGCAAAACAAGTTCAGTTTACTAAACGCAGACAACAAATGCATGAACAGAGATTACAACAAGACAGTTTTCAAACCTTCAAGATGTATGTTGGGCTCTGAAAACCAGTGAAGGGGTTGaatttattaatgattttaatctGAGCAGTCTGAAGATCTGGTTCTATGAAAGCTTTGTACATCGGATACACCTACATAAACAGTGAAGTTGTTACTTTAAAATACTTCACTACATAACCAATAATAGCCAAGaagcaaaaatataaaagaaataaagaaaagagAACAAACTGTTTCAGATATCTGATGGATGATCTCCTCAGGCTGTTGGCCTGCACGTTGTATATCACGAAGAACCCTTTTAACAAGATCAAAGTGAACTCCACCAGTAACAGACACACGAAGATCCAACAAAGGTCTCAATTTTTCACTCAAAGCATAGATTCCTTCAATGATCACAATCCTAGAAGCTGGGACATCAAGTGTCCTAACCAAAGTAAAAAAGCATCGCATTAAAAACAATGTCTTCAGTGGAATAACCATAAAGTGATGATTAAATCAATCTGCATCATCCATTACCTATATCCAACACGAGAGCTGGACTTAAAATCATATATAGGAACCTCAACTTGTTTTCCCTCCTTCAAATCTTCAAGATTCTTGAGCAATGTGTCATAGTCCGTTAACCGTGGATCTATAAAAAGTTGTAATAGCTCAATAGATATGAAGAAAACTTGGTTCCTTTTAACTTTCAGATGATGCTCTTACCGTCAAAGTTGCCATCAACAATCCGACTAGCGTCATTATAGTTATCCATCGATATGACAGCAACACTAGGCAGAAAGTTGAGTATCTTCTCGGTAAACACCGTCTTCCCCGCACCAGAAGGACCAGCAACCCCAACCAATATGATCCCATCGTTCTTCTGAGA belongs to Brassica rapa cultivar Chiifu-401-42 chromosome A07, CAAS_Brap_v3.01, whole genome shotgun sequence and includes:
- the LOC103829173 gene encoding importin-9 isoform X2, whose protein sequence is MVVDQDQQWLLGCLTASLDPNQNVRSFAETSLNQASLQPGFGSALCRVAANKDLSLGLRQLAAVLLKQFIKKHWRENEEDFEYPLVSSEEKALIRGLLLGSLDDSHRKICTAISMDISSIATYDWPEEWPELLPFLLKLISDQNNINGVHGALRCLALLSGDLDDKDVPALVPVLFPCLHAVVSSPQSYDKYMRGKALSIFYSCISVLGAMSGVYKTETTTLVTPLLEVWMNQFSLILEHPVQPDDPDDWSLRMEVLKCLNQFVQNFPFLMESELIAIMRPLWHTFESSLQVYLRSSVEGAEDSYDGRYDSDGEEKSLDTFVIQLFEFLSTIVSSRRLAKVLASNVRELVYQTVAFLQVTEQQVHTWSTDVNQFVADEDEGSFSCRISGILLLEEVVNTFGREGINAVIDAAGKRFHESQNEKIAGSSSWWRIREAALYALASLADQLVDAEDLGTDHTNLAKFIEQLIMEDTGTGYHECPFLYARIFTAVAKFSSEINPGILEHFLNAAVRAINMDVPPPVKVGACRALLQLLPDMNRSVILPQIMNLFSSLTDLLHQASDETLILVLETLQQAIKAGHEASASIESIISPVILNVWVAHVSDPFISIDIIDVLEAIKNSPGCLHPLTSRILPFIGPALKKPHQQPEGLVSGSLDLLTMLLKGAPSDVVKTAYEFCFDAVIRIILHSEDNSELQNATECLAAFISSGRQELLSWSGDPSLTMRSLLDAASRLLNPDLECSGSLFAGKYILQLILHLPSEMAPHVQDLVAALVRRMQSAEISGFKSSLLLIFARLVHMSFPNVDQFINLLVSVPADGHENSFAYVMTEWTKQQGEIQGAYQIKVTCSALALLLSTRHSEFAKVNVPGNRIQSNGGITTRAKAKSAPEQWTIIPLPMKVLALLADTLIEIQEQVLGCEDEDSEWEEVNEVNVEGEKDLLRSTGASQSSKPSYDQLEAMARTFENQDDGDGDDDFHVTDPLNEINLASYLADFMLKFSSGDRPLFDNLCQGLTNAQRNVIQTVLNR
- the LOC103829173 gene encoding importin-9 isoform X1, with protein sequence MVVDQDQQWLLGCLTASLDPNQNVRSFAETSLNQASLQPGFGSALCRVAANKDLSLGLRQISFSHKHRFFIKKHWRENEEDFEYPLVSSEEKALIRGLLLGSLDDSHRKICTAISMDISSIATYDWPEEWPELLPFLLKLISDQNNINGVHGALRCLALLSGDLDDKDVPALVPVLFPCLHAVVSSPQSYDKYMRGKALSIFYSCISVLGAMSGVYKTETTTLVTPLLEVWMNQFSLILEHPVQPDDPDDWSLRMEVLKCLNQFVQNFPFLMESELIAIMRPLWHTFESSLQVYLRSSVEGAEDSYDGRYDSDGEEKSLDTFVIQLFEFLSTIVSSRRLAKVLASNVRELVYQTVAFLQVTEQQVHTWSTDVNQFVADEDEGSFSCRISGILLLEEVVNTFGREGINAVIDAAGKRFHESQNEKIAGSSSWWRIREAALYALASLADQLVDAEDLGTDHTNLAKFIEQLIMEDTGTGYHECPFLYARIFTAVAKFSSEINPGILEHFLNAAVRAINMDVPPPVKVGACRALLQLLPDMNRSVILPQIMNLFSSLTDLLHQASDETLILVLETLQQAIKAGHEASASIESIISPVILNVWVAHVSDPFISIDIIDVLEAIKNSPGCLHPLTSRILPFIGPALKKPHQQPEGLVSGSLDLLTMLLKGAPSDVVKTAYEFCFDAVIRIILHSEDNSELQNATECLAAFISSGRQELLSWSGDPSLTMRSLLDAASRLLNPDLECSGSLFAGKYILQLILHLPSEMAPHVQDLVAALVRRMQSAEISGFKSSLLLIFARLVHMSFPNVDQFINLLVSVPADGHENSFAYVMTEWTKQQGEIQGAYQIKVTCSALALLLSTRHSEFAKVNVPGNRIQSNGGITTRAKAKSAPEQWTIIPLPMKVLALLADTLIEIQEQVLGCEDEDSEWEEVNEVNVEGEKDLLRSTGASQSSKPSYDQLEAMARTFENQDDGDGDDDFHVTDPLNEINLASYLADFMLKFSSGDRPLFDNLCQGLTNAQRNVIQTVLNR
- the LOC103829172 gene encoding polyubiquitin-D-like, which codes for MQVYKKKTTKRKRRETMQISIKTVEGKSINLEVEDSSKPIDLKIYGPIRQLVLGLNPDAYPTQDAVMRIFVSTIKEKTFILQVKGSDTIKKVKTMIHDQGGLPVDQLNLNFLGTTLENSRTVAYYNIKPDSNLVIVQRGCIC
- the LOC103829174 gene encoding inorganic pyrophosphatase TTM2 yields the protein MMGQDTNGIEFHQKRHGLLKDQVQLVKRRDSVRYEIVPIQDRLSFEKGFFAVIRACQLLSQKNDGIILVGVAGPSGAGKTVFTEKILNFLPSVAVISMDNYNDASRIVDGNFDDPRLTDYDTLLKNLEDLKEGKQVEVPIYDFKSSSRVGYRTLDVPASRIVIIEGIYALSEKLRPLLDLRVSVTGGVHFDLVKRVLRDIQRAGQQPEEIIHQISETVYPMYKAFIEPDLQTAQIKIINKFNPFTGFQSPTYILKSRKDVSVDQIKAVLSEGYTENKEETYDIYLLPPGEDPESCQSHLRMRNKDGKYSLMFEEWVTDTPFVISPRITFEVSVRLLGGLMALGYTIATILKRNSHVFATEKVCVKIDWLEQLNRHYMQVQGKDRQLVQSTAEQLGLEGSFIPRTYIEQIQLEKLINEVMALPDDLKHKLSLDEDLVSSSSPKEALLRASADRVAMRNKNLKRGMSHSYSTQRDKNLSKLAGYSSSDRRYEERNHDSPANEGFMTQLSEQISSLNERMDEFTNRIEELNSKLSCNKNSPTQQSMTVQAEVCNGSAPTSYFISSLDNGCLTNSIMPHSSSSSQLAKDSPLMEEISTLSRGQRQVMHQLDNLCTLMRESSSAERSRLARTGSNKRSGSSKSFFLSNAESNSLLPLKLTALAALCSVGIVVIKSYINKRQ